The following proteins are co-located in the Trichocoleus sp. FACHB-46 genome:
- a CDS encoding AI-2E family transporter, producing the protein MTNSPNKVQRWLAWGLPFPLIVLNAWVALQVFEYFEPLVTVVGLGVLLAFVLNYPVRFLHQRGMKRNRAVFLTFFVALLVVIGVGVTLIPIVLEQLSEVIRVLPSWINSGSTKLERLNQWLETRNLPIDFSHLATQLTDRFPDEVQALAEELLTLALDTVNSVSDVLLTAVLTFYLLLDGDRLWNGLFRRLPSRFGVPIQRSLQQNFQNYFLGQVTLAALVGTAMTLAFLALRLKFGLLFGLGIGVMTLIPFGDVLSFVLVGLLVASHDFWLGARTLGVAVVVDQVIDQAIAPRLIGSFTGLSPIWVIAVLVIGTKVGGLLGLLIAVPIASSIKSLLDISFQPVPEDNGRELEPSNFNPIQLTPAESEPRS; encoded by the coding sequence CAATAAAGTACAGCGATGGTTAGCCTGGGGCTTGCCTTTTCCGCTAATTGTGCTTAATGCTTGGGTTGCCCTTCAGGTATTTGAGTATTTTGAGCCACTAGTGACCGTAGTTGGCCTCGGTGTTTTGCTAGCTTTCGTCTTAAACTACCCCGTGCGTTTTTTGCATCAACGCGGCATGAAACGCAATCGAGCCGTTTTCTTAACGTTCTTCGTGGCGCTCCTTGTAGTGATTGGGGTGGGGGTGACGCTGATTCCCATTGTGCTAGAGCAACTGAGCGAAGTGATCAGAGTTTTGCCGAGTTGGATTAATTCAGGCAGTACTAAACTGGAGCGCTTGAACCAATGGCTAGAGACTCGCAATTTGCCCATCGACTTCAGTCATTTGGCCACTCAGTTGACCGATCGCTTCCCAGATGAGGTACAAGCCCTAGCCGAAGAATTGCTTACCTTAGCTTTGGACACCGTCAACAGCGTCTCCGACGTACTACTGACGGCTGTGCTGACGTTTTACTTATTGCTAGATGGCGATCGCCTCTGGAACGGTTTGTTTCGTCGCTTGCCGAGTCGGTTTGGGGTGCCCATTCAGCGATCGCTCCAACAAAACTTTCAAAACTATTTTCTCGGTCAGGTTACGCTTGCGGCCCTCGTCGGCACTGCTATGACTCTGGCTTTTTTAGCGCTGCGGCTGAAATTTGGCTTGCTATTCGGCCTTGGGATCGGCGTTATGACCTTGATTCCCTTTGGCGATGTCCTAAGTTTTGTGCTGGTGGGCCTCTTGGTGGCTTCGCATGATTTTTGGTTGGGTGCCAGAACGTTAGGAGTGGCTGTGGTGGTCGATCAAGTGATTGACCAAGCGATCGCGCCAAGATTAATCGGGAGCTTCACAGGTCTAAGCCCCATTTGGGTGATTGCTGTCTTGGTCATTGGCACGAAAGTTGGTGGCTTACTGGGTCTCCTGATTGCTGTCCCCATTGCCAGTTCGATCAAAAGTCTTTTAGATATTAGCTTCCAGCCTGTTCCAGAGGACAATGGCCGCGAACTGGAGCCGTCCAATTTCAATCCCATACAACTAACTCCTGCAGAATCAGAGCCTCGCTCGTAG
- a CDS encoding YdcF family protein, which yields MSKSFALIQFNRSPMFLFLSKLLPLFLYPLGLSCLLLVVALLTFWKRPRIAAGAIALALTVLLLGGNGWVANQLVRSLEWQNLPAAELPQADAIVVLGGATKSVAKPRPGVDLSEAGDRVVYGAQLYREGKAPLLILSGGRINWRGGGSPESADMAALVKSWGVPESAILQDPRSLNTYENAVNVKQILESHQIKRVLLVTSAMHMPRSRLIFQRQGIEAIPAPTDFLVTELEIQELQSSPEALLLNLIPDADRLQQSSRVLKEYLGLAIYRLRGWL from the coding sequence TTGTCTAAAAGCTTCGCCCTGATTCAATTCAATCGATCGCCTATGTTTTTGTTTCTGTCAAAGTTGCTGCCTTTATTCTTGTACCCGTTAGGGCTGAGTTGCTTGCTGTTGGTGGTGGCCTTGTTGACGTTTTGGAAGCGGCCTCGAATTGCGGCTGGTGCGATCGCTCTGGCCCTCACCGTCCTCCTGTTGGGAGGCAATGGTTGGGTTGCCAATCAGTTAGTGCGATCGCTGGAGTGGCAAAATTTACCAGCGGCAGAATTGCCTCAAGCAGATGCGATTGTGGTGCTAGGGGGTGCGACTAAGTCTGTTGCCAAACCCAGACCTGGCGTAGACTTGAGTGAAGCAGGCGATCGCGTGGTCTATGGGGCGCAACTGTATCGCGAGGGGAAAGCGCCACTTTTGATTCTGAGTGGCGGTCGGATTAACTGGCGGGGTGGGGGATCTCCGGAATCAGCGGATATGGCGGCATTAGTGAAGAGTTGGGGCGTCCCTGAGTCAGCGATTCTGCAAGACCCGCGATCGCTGAATACCTATGAGAATGCCGTTAATGTGAAGCAAATTCTAGAATCGCACCAGATTAAGCGAGTTTTGCTCGTCACTTCGGCCATGCACATGCCGCGATCGCGACTCATTTTCCAGCGCCAAGGCATTGAAGCAATTCCTGCACCCACTGACTTCTTGGTCACTGAGCTAGAAATACAAGAGCTACAGAGCAGCCCAGAAGCGCTCTTGCTCAATCTCATCCCTGATGCTGATCGGCTTCAACAATCTTCTCGCGTCCTGAAGGAGTATTTAGGATTAGCAATTTATCGGCTACGCGGTTGGCTGTAA
- a CDS encoding CHAD domain-containing protein, producing MKIQTPVRAATLGEYAHQAIQQHFKKSVKPEAAVLQDSEPEHLHQMRVGMRRLRTALQVFGPALDLPKAANIPQISKIAKKLGAVRDLDVLQPELKNRYYPSLKKAEQKELDAVFRKLQKQRSHHFAELEKTLHRGHYQKFKKAFSRWVKHPEYQAIAEQPILKVLPDLLLPLISQLLLHPGWLVGANLAQNQSSSKLDTKVIQALLADQETQLHDLRKQLKRVRYQTEFFTDFYDPAYAAQVEDFKNIQEVLGQIQDYSVLSEFLSAELESDLATALPTLDEQIQQRKLQLWQSWQPIQQRYLAPEFRNTLRLQVMCPVVSDLSSTSEVVVTVGTNGRG from the coding sequence ATGAAAATCCAGACACCCGTCAGAGCAGCGACCTTGGGAGAATATGCTCATCAAGCCATTCAGCAGCACTTCAAAAAATCTGTAAAGCCCGAAGCAGCAGTCCTGCAAGACTCAGAACCAGAGCATTTACATCAAATGCGAGTTGGCATGCGCCGTCTCCGGACTGCCCTACAAGTGTTTGGCCCTGCCTTAGATTTACCCAAGGCAGCTAATATTCCTCAAATTAGTAAAATCGCCAAGAAATTAGGAGCAGTACGAGATTTAGATGTTCTGCAACCAGAGTTAAAAAATCGTTACTATCCCTCACTTAAAAAAGCAGAGCAAAAAGAGTTAGATGCCGTTTTTAGAAAACTACAAAAGCAGCGATCGCACCACTTCGCTGAACTAGAAAAAACCTTACATCGCGGCCACTACCAAAAGTTCAAGAAAGCCTTTTCCCGTTGGGTTAAACACCCCGAGTATCAAGCGATCGCTGAGCAACCTATTCTCAAAGTGCTGCCTGATTTATTACTGCCGCTAATCAGTCAACTGCTGCTGCATCCCGGTTGGCTAGTCGGAGCGAATCTAGCTCAAAATCAATCCTCATCAAAGTTAGATACCAAAGTCATTCAAGCGTTATTGGCAGACCAAGAAACGCAACTGCATGACCTGCGTAAGCAGCTGAAGCGAGTACGCTATCAAACCGAATTCTTCACCGACTTCTATGATCCTGCTTATGCCGCTCAAGTCGAAGACTTTAAGAATATTCAGGAAGTGCTAGGGCAGATTCAAGATTATTCAGTGTTGAGCGAGTTTTTGAGTGCTGAGTTAGAGTCAGACTTAGCCACAGCGCTACCCACTTTGGATGAGCAAATTCAACAACGAAAACTGCAACTGTGGCAAAGTTGGCAACCCATTCAGCAACGCTACCTCGCTCCTGAATTCCGCAATACGCTGCGGCTGCAAGTAATGTGTCCTGTAGTATCCGACCTCAGTTCTACTTCAGAAGTGGTCGTGACTGTAGGGACTAATGGGAGAGGGTAG